In Sesamum indicum cultivar Zhongzhi No. 13 unplaced genomic scaffold, S_indicum_v1.0 scaffold00120, whole genome shotgun sequence, a single window of DNA contains:
- the LOC105179036 gene encoding putative pentatricopeptide repeat-containing protein At1g74580 — translation MSSAVLPKHVAAVIRYQKDPLRALEMFNTVKKEDGYRHTLLTYKCMVEKLGSYGEFEAMENIVAEMREEFDNRWLEGVYICVMRNYGRKRKIQEAVNVFERMDFYNCEPTVFSYNVIMNILVENGYFNQAHKVYMRLKDKGIAPDVYTYTIRIKSFCRTNRPHAALRLLNNMPSQGCKFNSVTYCTVISGFYEGDYRMEAYGLFDQMLRLGIVPNVATFNKLLHTLCKKGDVKESEILLDKVLKRGVFPNLFTFNIFIQGLCKKGLHDEAARMLDGAMGEGLCPDVVTYNTLICGLCKNSKVVEAENYMNKMVNSGLKPDAFTYNTIIDGYCKLNMVQKADKILLDAQFRGFVPDEFTYCSLLNGLCEDGDIDRAISIFSEAAGKRVKPNVILYNTLIKGLCRQGLIFEALHLMNEMQQNGCSPDIWTYNLVINGMCKMGCLADASTVMNDAITKGFLPDIFTFNTLIDGYCKQLKMGEALEIVNTMWEHDITPDIITYNIILDGLCKCSSSDNVLETFKAMMEKGCIPNVITYNILIESFCKARKLAIAVEFFTEIQQSGMHPDTVTFGTLINGFCENGDLDEAYVLFRRMEKQYKLSPTLATYNILINAFSERLSMDMAAKLFHEMGDSGCPPDNYTYRCMIDGFCKTGNIDSGYRFLLDDIMKGFIPSPTTFGRVLNCLCVKHRLREAVEIIHLMVRKGVVPEAVNTIFEADKKQVVAPKIVVEDLLRKSHITYYAYELLHEAIRDKNLLKKKHGSRNGHS, via the coding sequence ATGAGTTCTGCTGTCCTTCCTAAACATGTAGCCGCCGTCATAAGATACCAGAAAGACCCATTAAGGGCTCTGGAGATGTTTAATACGGTGAAGAAGGAAGATGGCTACAGACACACTTTGTTAACTTATAAATGCATGGTTGAAAAGCTTGGTAGCTATGGGGAGTTTGAGGCCATGGAGAATATTGTGGCGGAGATGAGGGAAGAATTTGATAACAGGTGGTTGGAAGGAGTGTACATTTGTGTCATGAGAAATTATGGGAGGAAAAGGAAGATTCAAGAAGCCGTCAATGTGTTTGAGAGGATGGACTTTTATAATTGTGAGCCGACAGTTTTTTCGTACAATgttattatgaatattttggtGGAAAATGGGTATTTTAATCAGGCCCATAAAGTTTATATGAGACTGAAAGATAAAGGGATTGCACCtgatgtatatacatatacaattAGGATAAAATCATTTTGTAGAACAAATCGGCCGCATGCTGCTCTCAGGCTTCTGAATAACATGCCTTCTCAGGGATGCAAGTTTAACTCGGTAACATACTGTACAGTGATAAGTGGATTTTATGAAGGCGATTATAGAATGGAAGCCTATGGTTTGTTTGATCAGATGCTTAGGCTTGGGATAGTCCCTAATGTTGCTACGTTTAATAAGCTATTACATACACTTTGTAAGAAGGGAGATGTAAAAGAGAGTGAAATACTACTAGATAAGGTTCTTAAAAGGGGTGTGTTTCCAAATTTATTCACGTTTAACATCTTCATCCAAGGTCTTTGCAAGAAAGGCTTGCATGATGAGGCTGCCAGGATGTTGGATGGTGCGATGGGAGAAGGTCTTTGTCCTGATGTTGTGACATATAATACACTTATATGTGGCTTGTGCAAGAACTCAAAAGTGGTGGAAGCAGAGAATTACATGAATAAAATGGTCAATAGTGGTCTGAAGCCTGATGCTTTCACATACAATACAATTATTGATGGATACTGCAAACTGAATATGGTGCAAAAGGCAGACAAGATTCTTCTTGATGCACAATTTAGAGGGTTTGTGCCCGACGAGTTCACATACTGTTCCTTATTGAATGGGTTGTGTGAGGATGGTGACATAGACAGGGCCATAAGCATATTTAGTGAAGCTGCTGGAAAAAGAGTAAAGCCTAATGTTATTCTCTACAACACTTTAATTAAAGGATTGTGTAGACAGGGACTAATTTTCGAAGCATTGCACTTGATGAATGAGATGCAGCAAAATGGTTGCAGTCCTGATATCTGGACctataatttagttataaatggcATGTGCAAGATGGGCTGTTTAGCTGATGCAAGTACTGTTATGAATGATGCTATCACCAAAGGGTTTCTTCCAGACATATTCACCTTTAATACTTTGATTGATGGTTACTGCAAACAGTTAAAGATGGGTGAGGCACTTGAAATTGTCAACACCATGTGGGAGCATGACATTACTCCAGATATCATCACATATAACATCATATTGGATGGGCTCTGCAAGTGTTCGAGTTCTGATAATGTATTGGAAACTTTCAAAGCAATGATGGAGAAGGGTTGTATACCCAATGTTATTACTTATAACATACTCATAGAGAGTTTTTGCAAAGCTCGAAAACTGGCGATAGCTGTAGAGTTTTTTACTGAGATTCAGCAAAGTGGTATGCATCCAGATACGGTAACTTTTGGTACCTTGATCAATGGTTTTTGTGAAAATGGGGATTTAGATGAAGCCTATGTATTGTTCAGAAGGATGGAAAAACAGTATAAACTTTCCCCTACATTAGCAACATATAATATCCTGATCAATGCATTTTCCGAAAGGTTGAGTATGGATATGGCGGCAAAACTATTCCATGAAATGGGTGATAGTGGCTGTCCACCAGATAACTACACTTACCGCTGTATGATAGATGGTTTCTGCAAAACTGGAAACATTGATTCTGGATATCGCTTTCTTCTTGACGACATTATGAAAGGGTTCATCCCATCACCAACAACATTTGGACGAGTGCTGAATTGCCTATGTGTGAAGCACAGATTGCGTGAGGCAGTTGAAATCATACACCTTATGGTGCGCAAGGGTGTTGTCCCTGAAGCTGTGAACACGATCTTTGAAGCTGACAAGAAACAAGTTGTAGCACCTAAGATAGTTGTTGAAGACTTGTTGAGGAAGTCACATATAACTTATTATGCCTATGAACTCTTGCATGAAGCTATTAGAGATAAGAATCTGTTAAAGAAAAAGCATGGTTCTAGAAATGGCCACTCTTAA